Within Lactobacillus amylovorus DSM 20531, the genomic segment CAATGAAAATATGATTACTTTATCCCAATGGACGATCCTGAGACGGTTTTATTAATCGATAGTTGGCATGATCAAAAGGCGCTTGAGGCTCACCATGCTTCACCTATGATGAAGGAATTGGCTGACTTGCGTGAAAAGTATGACTTTCATATGTGCGTTGAACGCTACATCTCAGATGACAGCGGCGTGCCTGCAAGTGATCAAAAGTTTATTCGGAAATAAATATGATTAGAAAATATCAAAAGAGCGATTTAGATGCGTTGATGCAGATTTGGCTTAAGGGCAACCTTGATGCACACGATTTTATTGATCCAAGTTATTGGCATGATAACTATGAATTGGTGAAAAAAGAGTTGCCGAATGTTCAGCTGTATGTAGATGAAGAAGAGGGCGAGATAGCTGGTTTTGTAGGGATGCAAGGCAACTATATTGCCGGTATCTTTGTTAAAAGAGATTATCGGGGCCGCGGTATTGGTGGAAAGCTGATTGACTTTTGAAGCTAAAGCATGATAAATTGCAGCTGTCGGTGTGTGAAAAGAATGAAGCGGCTCTTAGTTTTTATCAAAATCGTGGTTTTAAGTTAGTGAAAAAAGAGATTGATCAAGAGACTGGTGCAGCCGACTGTTTAATGGAGTGGGATGCATAAAAGTTATGCCTAGGAATTTATAATAAGTATTTTTTCATAATGGACTAGCGGTATTAAGCTTAAAGTAATGAAAGTCAGGAAAAGCATGGTGTTGAGATGTCAGAAATTGCTTTAGCTTGGGAATGGGCTAAGGGTATCACTGCTCCAATTGTTGGTTCAACGAAGATCAAACACCTTGAATCAGCTGTGAATTCGATGGGCGTAGAGCTCACACTAGATGAAGTAAACTATTTTGATGAATTGTATGTGCCACACCCATTATCGGTGCAATTAATCAAAATTCACCTGAGGGCACAGTGGTTTTAGATAGGAAATAGAGTAAAGAAACTATTAAGTGTAAAATCTTAATAGTTTTTTATTTACTCTCACTAGAACACGAACGATAATATATAAAATTATGATTAATTAATAAATAAGCTAATAATTTTAGCAAAATACTGTGAAACTCAAAAAATATATGTTAAAATCTTATCGTTAACTAATTTGAGAGGGAAATAATCAACATGAATAACGACATCGAAAAAGTATTATTTGATCAAGATCACTTAACAAGCGCATGGATGAAATGGCAGCTCGCCTTAACAAGAAATATGAAGGGCAAGAACCAATCGTCATTCCAGTTTTGAATGGCGCAATGATCTTTGCCAGCGATATGATCAAAAGATTAACTTTCGAATTAACAATTGAGCCAATTAAGGCCTCCAGTTATGAAGGTACCAGCTCTACTGGTAAGGTTAAGATTACCCAAGACGTGAAGTCAGACGTTAAGAACCGCCCAGTAATCTTCATGGAAGATATCATTGACACAGGTAGAACTTTAAAGGCACTTAGCGACTTGATGAAGGAACGCGGTGCCAAGAGTGTTGAAGTTATTTCTATGTTAGATAAACCTGAGACACGTGTAGTTGACTTCTACCCAGATGATTATGGCTTCAAGGCTCCTAATGAATTCTTAGTAGGTTACGGCTTGGACTACAACGGTCTTTACCGCAACTTGCATATGTCGGTATTCTTAAGAAAAGAGTTTACGCTTAGATTTAATATAGATAATGTAAAAAAGACATAGCTTATCTCATTTAACCCAGACACTTTGGTACGTGATCTTAAGCTCTTTAAGCAAAATGGTTATGAAACTAAGGCAATCACACCGATTGATGTTGCACCTCAAACACCAGATATGATGTGCATTTGCAGACTAGATAAGGAAAATTAATTTAAAATAAGAAGCCCGTAAATTGCATAATAAATTGAACATTTATACTGCTTGATAGATATGATCTAATTCTTTCTCAAAGATTTCATCTGGAGTATGATATGCCAAGATCTTTCTTGGTAGCGAATTGCACCAGGTTTCAATATTAATGATATCTTGAAGAGAATAGTTATTGATGTAATCACCTTGGGAATAAATCTGCGAATAAGGCCATTGTGTCTTTCAACAGTGCCTTTATCGCAATAAGTATATGGATGGCGTAATAGACTAAGGTATTAGATACTTCTCTAGATTGGAAAGATCCGCAAACTCTGAACCATTGTCAGTTGTAATTGTCTTGAAGATTTCATTCCAGTGCTCACTATACTGCTTATGTAGAGTTGAAAAGCGCTCATCACACTGGCAGCTGTCTTGTCTGGAATACGCAAGATTAGAAATTCACGGCTCATTCGCTCAGACAAAGTTAGCAGTACTTGATCATTAATCTCTTTAGGGCGTTCTTCAATGCTTCGACCTAATTTCTTCTTGTTCTTATGAACACGATGAATTTTAGTATTACGCTTTAACTTCTCAGGCAAATCAGAGTTTCTGATAGCCAACAAGCCTTGATCTACATAGTTATATAGAGTTCTAGTGCAGACTATCTGGTCGCTGCTAAATTCACCCACAGCCAAGCAGCGATTGGCACATACATCAAGTGACCAATTGTCTTCAAAGAATGCTTATTGACATACTTGATAAAGTCAGATTTCTTCAAGAAGTCTGATTTGCGACCACAGTGGCGTCGGTTAGTCTGATAAACACTTGACCATGATCAGCCTTGTAACGCTTCTGTTTGCCACGATAAAGAGTAGCAGTGCCTCGTCTAACTTCGTAACTGATTGTAGAAGGCGAACAGCACAACTCACGAGCGATAGCTCTGATAGAGCAGCCATCCTTCAAGCGAGTTTGAATAACAACCCGTTGTTCAAATGATAAATGCTTCCCTTTTGATGCTCAGGCATGATAGAATGTAAAGAGTCCATTTGTGACCTCGTTTCTGAATGTTTTGTGGTAATTACATTTTATCAAACTGAACTGAGACCTAAAAATTAGACAGTTTAAATACAGGATTAATAGAGGCTTGATTCCGATATTCTTTCGGAGTTAAGCCTTTTAATCTGCTCTTTATCCTTTCTTCGTTATAGTATTCGATATATCTTCGATTGCTTGAGCTAATTCTTGAAGACTATGGTACTTGTATTCTTGATCATAGAACATCTCTGTTTTGAGCAAGCCAAAGAAGTTTTCCATTAGCCCATCATCCATGGAATTACCTTTTCTAGACATGCTTTGAGTAATACCATGAAGCTTTAAAGCACGCTGATATCTTGGACTTGGTATTGACAGCCCTGATCAGTATGAAAGATGCAATTATTAAGAGCCGTTTCCTTGGCAAAAGCCCTATCAAGCATTGTCATTACTAACTCCATGTCTGGATGTTTGGAAATAGTGTAAGAGACTATATCGCCTCCACAACCATCCAAAATAGGTGATAGATAAAGCTTTTCACCATTGAGGTGAAATTCAGTAATGTCAGTGTACCATTTCATGTTGGGCATTGGTGCAAAGAAATCACGACGAATTAAATTAGGGGCTATCTTGCCAATAGTTCCTTGTAGCTTGAATACTTACGCTTGTTGCGTCTGATACCCTTAAGACCCAATTTATGCATCCAGTAACGGACTGTTTTCTCCAGTAATATTCCAGCCTTCTTTTATTAACTGGAGTGCCACTCGACGATAGCCATAGCGTCCTTTGTGACGATTAAATATTTCCTTGATCCTTGCAATAAGTTTGGAACGCTTGGGCTTCTTAGGCTTTCGTTTAATTATTTTATAGTAAGAACTTCTGGCAATCGTAGGCAGCTCTGGATGCTCTGAAATTGCATCTAAGACATAGTTCAAGCTAACCTTAAATTCATGCCTTAGATCAGTAATTGCCTTAGCTATTTCTTTCGATCTTTGTCTTGATCCAAGGCCTTCAGTTTTTTTACGTATTCGTTCACAATACGCAATCGCAAGTTTTCTTCTTTCAGCTTTTGGATCTCTTTCTCCAATTCCTTGCGTGATTTTTGAGTCTCTTTGATCACGGGCAGGGCGTCCTTTCTGTTTGATAATGACATTATACCCGTTTTCCTTATATTCTCTAAGCCAAATACTAAGTGTGCCAATACTCTTAAGCCCCAGTTCTAGTGATACTTGTACATATGACTTGGTACTGAAAACAGCTTGCTCAATTGCTTGTTCTTTAAATTCCTTAGAATAAACCTGATAAGGCCTATCTAAAACATTGATTCCATACATATCAATTAATCTAAGCATGTAATCCAAATTAGCTACATTCGTTTTATATGTTTTAGACAACTGACTTATTGAAATCTTTTCATCTTTCCATTTACGATAAATTTCTATTTTCTGTTCTTTATTAAATTTAGACATAGTAAAGACCTAAAAGTGTCTCACTTTTAGGTCTCACTTCAAACAGGTCCAAATGGACTTTTATTTTTCTAAAGTGTTCAATTTGATTTTACAATCGGCGAAATAAGAAGCCTAACATAATTAGGTAAAAATGTTATAATGATTGTGTTGAAGTTTATTTATAAGAAAAGAGATAAAAGCGAATGAACACAATTGCATTTAACCAACAATTATCAGACAAATTGAATGAAGCTCTAAATCCTGATTTGTACTCAACACCAGGTAAAGGTGAAATTACTGTAGTCGCAAATGAAAAGAAAGGTTTGCGTGAATACCGCATCATCACCAAAGACAACAAGGTTGTTGATTTAGTTGATGCTTATGACTCTGAGCACGATGCCGACTACCAAAAGTTAGTCGACTTCCTCAAGGACTACCGTTAATTAAGATACAATTAAGACCAGAGCCATATCAGCTCTGGGCTTT encodes:
- a CDS encoding aldo/keto reductase, with amino-acid sequence MSEIALAWEWAKGITAPIVGSTKIKHLESAVNSMGVELTLDEVNYFDELYVPHPLSVQLIKIHLRAQWF
- a CDS encoding GNAT family N-acetyltransferase encodes the protein MIRKYQKSDLDALMQIWLKGNLDAHDFIDPSYWHDNYELVKKELPNVQLYVDEEEGEIAGFVGMQGNYIAGIFVKRDYRGRGIGGKLIDF